A genome region from Candidatus Edwardsbacteria bacterium includes the following:
- a CDS encoding GGDEF domain-containing protein, with amino-acid sequence MIIALGVFDYYTGIEVPLSIFYLMPIALSAWYVNRSAGYVASLCSVLSYCLSQYIRADPISQSSVLCINCGARLVFFLLVAFIIYRLKHLLVTEVQFARTDPLTGIANRRYLYERSQLTIDQAKRSGRPISLAFLDLDDFKPLNDMWGHSHGDQILRMIGQEINNNIRNTDLAARLGGDEFGILLPETDRAAAAKVIGKLQGILLGLMTARGFPITFSFGIASFVSTPESVDLLINKADRLMYQAKEAGKNMIMAEDY; translated from the coding sequence ATGATCATCGCATTGGGTGTCTTTGATTATTACACCGGGATAGAAGTGCCGTTGTCTATTTTTTACCTGATGCCCATCGCCCTGTCGGCTTGGTATGTCAATCGATCAGCCGGCTATGTGGCCAGCCTGTGCAGCGTGCTTTCCTATTGCCTGTCGCAATATATCAGGGCCGATCCTATCTCCCAGTCCTCGGTGCTCTGCATCAATTGCGGGGCCCGGTTGGTTTTCTTTCTGTTGGTGGCTTTTATTATTTATCGATTGAAACATCTGCTGGTAACCGAAGTGCAATTTGCCCGGACCGATCCCCTGACCGGGATAGCCAACCGGAGATATCTTTACGAGCGCTCCCAGTTGACGATAGATCAGGCAAAAAGAAGCGGCCGCCCGATCTCCCTGGCTTTTTTGGATCTGGATGATTTCAAGCCTCTCAACGACATGTGGGGGCACAGCCATGGCGACCAGATACTGAGGATGATCGGCCAGGAGATAAACAACAATATCCGCAACACCGATCTGGCGGCCCGGTTGGGCGGCGACGAATTCGGCATTCTGCTTCCGGAGACCGACCGGGCGGCGGCCGCCAAAGTGATAGGCAAGCTGCAGGGTATCCTGCTGGGGCTGATGACCGCCCGGGGCTTCCCCATTACCTTTAGTTTCGGAATCGCTTCTTTTGTTTCGACTCCGGAATCGGTTGACCTGTTGATTAACAAAGCGGATCGGTTGATGTACCAGGCCAAGGAAGCGGGGAAGAATATGATAATGGCTGAGGATTATTAA
- a CDS encoding ABC transporter substrate-binding protein has protein sequence MRAMIKLALPLIALAMMMSCAKPGGKTITWAVGKDPTGRHQAMIEEFQKLHPGVTVKLLEMPESSTAQHDAYVTYLAAGDKSIDVYSIDIIWPAEFARAGWLLPLGDALASSEKDDFLPGPLTGCTYRDTLWAMPWFTDAGMLYYRKDLLEKNRLKVPDTWEELIKQASFLSKKYDMAGYVWQGQQYEGLVCNFLEILWSCGGELFDDSGQPLLTSREALMAAGIVKEMFNINASTLGVLTYKEEESRLLFTSGQAVFMRNWPYAWALSQDTAKGSAVAGKVGMAPLPACRGEVSSSCLGGWNLAVSRFSRNPDLAKELVLFLTSYACQKDFALKGGRLPTRRSVYHDPEVLELNPHYKDFYNSFVTARPRPVRADYPKISDILQIGLHRIFTGQVREDEGLLSLQEELKRAMVKE, from the coding sequence ATGCGTGCTATGATAAAACTGGCATTACCGCTGATCGCCCTGGCGATGATGATGTCCTGCGCCAAGCCCGGGGGGAAGACCATAACCTGGGCAGTGGGAAAGGATCCCACCGGCCGGCACCAGGCGATGATCGAGGAGTTTCAGAAGCTGCATCCCGGAGTAACGGTGAAATTGCTGGAGATGCCGGAATCCTCAACCGCCCAGCATGATGCCTATGTGACCTATCTGGCGGCGGGCGATAAATCCATAGATGTCTATTCCATCGATATCATCTGGCCTGCTGAGTTCGCCCGGGCCGGATGGCTGCTGCCTCTGGGGGATGCTCTTGCTTCATCTGAAAAAGATGACTTTCTGCCGGGCCCGCTGACCGGATGCACCTACCGTGACACCTTGTGGGCCATGCCCTGGTTTACCGATGCCGGGATGCTGTATTACCGCAAGGATCTGTTGGAAAAGAACCGATTGAAAGTACCGGACACCTGGGAAGAGCTTATAAAACAGGCCTCGTTTCTCTCCAAGAAATACGATATGGCCGGATATGTCTGGCAGGGCCAGCAGTACGAGGGACTGGTATGCAATTTTCTTGAGATCCTCTGGAGCTGCGGGGGAGAATTGTTTGATGATAGCGGCCAGCCTTTGTTGACCAGCCGGGAAGCTCTTATGGCTGCCGGGATCGTAAAGGAGATGTTTAATATTAATGCCTCTACTCTGGGTGTTTTGACCTATAAAGAAGAAGAGAGCCGGCTGTTGTTCACTTCAGGCCAGGCGGTCTTCATGCGCAATTGGCCATATGCCTGGGCCCTCTCCCAGGATACGGCCAAGGGTTCCGCGGTGGCAGGCAAAGTGGGAATGGCTCCGCTGCCGGCCTGCCGAGGGGAGGTCAGCTCCTCCTGCCTGGGCGGCTGGAACCTGGCGGTAAGCCGTTTCTCCCGGAATCCCGACTTGGCAAAAGAACTGGTATTATTCCTAACTTCCTATGCTTGCCAAAAGGACTTTGCCCTCAAAGGCGGCAGACTGCCCACCAGGAGATCGGTATATCATGATCCGGAGGTTTTGGAGCTTAATCCCCATTATAAGGATTTTTACAATTCTTTCGTAACTGCCAGGCCCCGTCCGGTCAGGGCCGATTACCCCAAGATATCGGACATCCTGCAGATCGGTCTGCACCGAATATTTACCGGTCAGGTTAGAGAGGATGAGGGGTTGCTGTCCCTGCAGGAGGAATTGAAAAGGGCTATGGTTAAGGAGTAA